The following proteins are co-located in the Streptomyces sp. NBC_00435 genome:
- a CDS encoding MgtC/SapB family protein: MMLTEWEMAGHLAAALGFGAAIGLERQWRARMAGLRTNALVAGGAALFVLLSQYGFMSEVSEVQYDGSRVAAQIVSGIGFLGAGVIMRDGLSVRGLNTAATLWCSAAVGCLAGTGMFVLAAFGTVGVVGANLLLRPLGRRMDREPGGGAEVATDFHFEAVCLEAEEAHIRHRLVDALGRPGYQLRSIRSQDGPEAGLVTVSALLTAEGEGGRMLEEAVSNLSLDPSVSAVSWSVVPDPSA; the protein is encoded by the coding sequence ATGATGCTCACCGAATGGGAGATGGCCGGGCACCTGGCCGCGGCGCTCGGATTCGGGGCGGCGATCGGCCTGGAACGGCAGTGGCGGGCCCGGATGGCGGGCCTGCGGACCAACGCCCTGGTGGCGGGCGGCGCCGCGCTCTTCGTACTGCTCTCGCAGTACGGTTTCATGAGCGAGGTCTCGGAGGTCCAGTACGACGGCTCGCGGGTCGCCGCCCAGATCGTCTCGGGGATCGGCTTCCTCGGCGCCGGCGTGATCATGCGTGACGGGCTGAGCGTCCGGGGTCTGAACACGGCCGCCACCCTGTGGTGTTCGGCGGCGGTGGGCTGCCTCGCCGGCACCGGTATGTTCGTCCTGGCGGCCTTCGGCACGGTGGGCGTGGTGGGAGCCAACCTCCTGCTGCGCCCGCTGGGCCGGCGCATGGACCGCGAGCCGGGGGGCGGGGCCGAAGTGGCCACCGACTTCCACTTCGAGGCCGTGTGCCTGGAGGCGGAGGAGGCCCACATCCGCCACCGGCTCGTCGACGCGCTCGGCCGGCCGGGCTACCAGCTGCGCTCGATCCGCAGCCAGGACGGTCCGGAGGCCGGCCTGGTGACGGTGTCCGCGCTGCTGACCGCCGAGGGCGAGGGGGGCCGGATGCTGGAGGAAGCGGTCAGCAACCTCTCCCTGGACCCCTCCGTCTCGGCGGTCAGTTGGTCGGTCGTGCCCGACCCGTCCGCCTGA